A genome region from Deltaproteobacteria bacterium includes the following:
- the aspS gene encoding aspartate--tRNA ligase, whose protein sequence is MEELGDWKRSCYCGEVGPGRMGEEVVVAGWVQRRRDHGGLVFIDLRDREGIVQLVINPEHSPQAHRAAHDVRNEYVLAARGEVSRRPEGTENPDLATGEVEIVVRELKVLNKAEPPPFVIEDDTDVAESLRLRHRYLDLRRPVLQRNLLIRHRAAMSARNYLSAEGFIEIETPMLTKSTPEGARDFLVPSRLNPGRFYALPQSPQLFKQILMVSGFDRYFQITRCFRDEDLRADRQPEFTQIDAEMSFVDRDDVVDLMEGLIAALFREVLDVEPARPFTRLTYGEALSRYGLDAPDTRFGLELRDLSEVAGRCGFKVFADAVAKDGVVKGLNAKGCASFSRREIDELTAMAVELGARGLAWARVTEKGWQSPVAKFLGENVTAEIDVVLGAEPGDLLLFSADSAAVANTVLGRIRLELGRRLGLIDGDRFDFVWVTDFPMFEYDDEEKRYKAVHHPFTAPFDEDLDRLESAPLEVRSKAYDLVLNGTEIGGGSIRIHRSDVQSRIFRLLGISDDEAQARFGFLLDALGYGTPPHGGIAFGLDRLVAVMTGSASIRDCIAFPKTQKATCLMSGAPSAIDKAQLDELSIRTVVKERPAPQG, encoded by the coding sequence TTGGAAGAACTTGGCGACTGGAAGAGGAGCTGTTACTGCGGGGAGGTCGGCCCCGGGCGCATGGGCGAGGAGGTGGTGGTCGCTGGCTGGGTCCAGCGCCGCCGCGACCACGGCGGCCTGGTCTTCATAGACCTGCGCGACCGCGAGGGGATCGTGCAGCTCGTCATAAACCCCGAGCACTCGCCGCAGGCCCACAGGGCCGCCCACGACGTGCGAAACGAGTACGTGCTCGCCGCCAGGGGCGAGGTCTCGCGCAGACCCGAGGGTACGGAGAACCCCGATCTCGCAACGGGCGAGGTCGAGATCGTAGTACGGGAGCTGAAGGTCCTCAACAAGGCCGAACCTCCGCCGTTCGTCATAGAGGACGACACCGACGTGGCCGAGTCCCTGCGGCTGCGCCACCGCTACCTCGACCTGAGAAGGCCGGTGCTGCAGCGCAACCTCCTCATCCGCCACAGGGCGGCCATGAGCGCCCGCAACTACCTCTCGGCAGAGGGGTTCATCGAGATAGAGACACCGATGCTCACAAAGAGCACGCCCGAGGGCGCAAGGGACTTTCTCGTCCCATCCAGGCTCAACCCGGGCCGGTTCTACGCCCTGCCCCAGTCCCCCCAGCTCTTCAAGCAGATACTCATGGTCTCGGGCTTCGACCGCTACTTCCAGATAACCCGATGCTTCAGGGACGAGGACCTGCGGGCCGACCGTCAGCCCGAGTTCACCCAGATAGACGCAGAGATGAGCTTCGTGGACCGCGACGACGTGGTCGATCTCATGGAGGGGCTCATCGCCGCCCTATTCCGCGAGGTGCTCGACGTGGAGCCTGCAAGGCCTTTTACGAGGCTCACCTACGGGGAGGCGCTCTCCCGCTACGGCCTCGACGCCCCGGACACCCGCTTCGGTCTCGAACTCCGGGACCTGTCGGAGGTCGCCGGGCGCTGCGGCTTCAAGGTCTTCGCCGACGCGGTGGCGAAAGACGGTGTCGTCAAGGGACTCAACGCCAAGGGCTGCGCCTCTTTCTCGCGCAGGGAGATCGACGAGCTCACCGCCATGGCCGTCGAACTCGGCGCCAGGGGGCTGGCCTGGGCCAGGGTTACGGAAAAGGGCTGGCAGTCGCCCGTAGCCAAGTTCCTCGGCGAGAATGTGACGGCGGAGATCGACGTCGTGCTCGGCGCCGAGCCCGGAGACCTGCTGCTCTTCTCGGCCGACTCCGCCGCGGTGGCCAACACGGTGCTCGGCCGCATCAGGCTCGAGCTCGGCAGGCGACTCGGCCTCATCGACGGCGACAGGTTCGACTTCGTCTGGGTGACCGACTTTCCCATGTTCGAATACGACGACGAAGAGAAGCGCTACAAGGCCGTGCACCATCCCTTCACCGCCCCCTTCGACGAGGACCTTGACAGGCTCGAGAGCGCCCCGCTCGAGGTGCGGAGCAAGGCCTACGACCTTGTCCTCAATGGCACCGAGATCGGCGGCGGCTCCATACGTATCCACCGCAGCGACGTGCAGTCGAGGATATTCAGGCTCCTGGGCATCTCGGACGACGAGGCGCAAGCGCGCTTCGGCTTTCTCCTCGACGCCCTGGGCTACGGCACCCCTCCCCACGGCGGCATAGCCTTCGGCCTGGACCGCCTCGTGGCCGTGATGACGGGCTCGGCATCGATCCGCGACTGTATCGCCTTCCCCAAGACCCAGAAGGCGACCTGCCTCATGAGCGGGGCGCCTTCCGCCATAGACAAGGCCCAGCTTGACGAACTCTCCATCAGGACCGTCGTGAAAGAGAGGCCGGCGCCTCAAGGGTAG
- the pgl gene encoding 6-phosphogluconolactonase encodes MRRQVRIVADEGAVAAEAASLFAGLAREAAARGRRFAAALSGGSTPRRLYGLLGRAPWREAVPWTAVHLFWGDERCVGPEDEESNYRAAWEGFISRVGVPPGNVHRIRGELDPGEAARLYEAEIVRVLGGGEGGPGVPPLDLVLLGLGADGHTLSLFPGSQALCERRRLVVENYVEGLGAWRVTMTPRLVNGAGRVVFLVTGSAKAGIVREMLEGDGAGRLPAGLIAPLSGPPLWLLDREAAGLLSSR; translated from the coding sequence ATGCGGCGGCAGGTGCGGATAGTTGCGGACGAGGGCGCCGTGGCGGCCGAGGCGGCGAGCCTCTTTGCCGGCCTTGCGCGGGAGGCGGCGGCGCGGGGAAGGCGCTTCGCCGCGGCCCTATCGGGCGGCTCCACGCCGCGGCGCCTCTACGGCCTGCTGGGCCGCGCCCCCTGGAGAGAGGCCGTCCCCTGGACGGCGGTCCATCTCTTCTGGGGCGACGAGCGCTGCGTCGGGCCCGAAGACGAGGAGAGCAACTACAGGGCCGCATGGGAAGGGTTCATCTCCAGGGTCGGCGTCCCCCCCGGCAACGTCCACCGCATACGCGGCGAGCTCGACCCCGGCGAGGCGGCGCGCCTCTACGAAGCGGAGATAGTGCGGGTCCTCGGCGGCGGCGAGGGCGGCCCAGGCGTTCCGCCCCTCGACCTCGTCCTGCTCGGTCTCGGCGCTGACGGCCATACGCTCTCGCTCTTTCCGGGCTCACAGGCCCTTTGCGAGCGGCGGCGGCTCGTCGTGGAGAACTACGTGGAGGGACTCGGCGCCTGGCGGGTGACCATGACGCCGAGGCTCGTAAACGGGGCGGGAAGGGTCGTCTTTCTCGTCACCGGCTCCGCCAAGGCCGGGATCGTGAGGGAGATGCTCGAGGGGGACGGCGCCGGACGCCTTCCGGCGGGACTCATTGCGCCGCTCTCGGGTCCGCCCCTGTGGCTTCTCGACAGGGAGGCGGCGGGGCTTCTCAGCTCACGGTGA
- the glk gene encoding glucokinase produces the protein MLAGDIGGTKTNLGVFELGGAGPVPVEERRYSNGEYAGFEDLLARFLADAARGIEFTACAFGVAATVEDRSRCRLVNIDWAIDGEALSRRFGLGPVALLNDLAATAWGLEGLGEDDLEPLQKAPAREGNAALIAAGTGLGEAILFRHGSRLIPSASEGGHCDFAPRDETETELLAYLKGRFGHVSYERVVSGPGLKNIYDFLRTVEGLDEPEELARRLAGEDPPSVIADEAIRGVHPICVEALRIFVSVYGAEAGNLALKSLATGGLYVGGGIAPRIIEALRNGPFIEAFTDKGRFRDVLSRIPVHVVMNPKTALLGAARYCSAGLEAAFL, from the coding sequence ATTCTTGCCGGAGACATAGGCGGAACGAAGACCAATCTCGGTGTCTTCGAGCTCGGCGGCGCCGGTCCGGTGCCGGTCGAGGAGCGGCGCTACTCCAACGGAGAGTACGCCGGTTTCGAGGACCTGCTCGCCCGCTTCCTCGCCGACGCGGCCCGCGGCATCGAGTTCACGGCCTGCGCCTTCGGCGTCGCCGCCACCGTCGAGGACCGCTCCCGGTGCAGGCTCGTAAACATAGACTGGGCCATCGACGGCGAAGCGCTCTCGCGGCGCTTCGGGCTCGGCCCCGTCGCGCTGCTCAACGACCTCGCCGCCACGGCCTGGGGCCTCGAGGGACTGGGTGAGGACGACCTCGAACCCCTGCAGAAGGCCCCTGCCCGCGAAGGCAACGCGGCGCTCATAGCCGCCGGCACAGGTCTCGGCGAGGCGATCCTCTTCCGGCACGGCTCGAGGCTCATACCCTCGGCCTCCGAGGGCGGTCACTGCGACTTCGCGCCGCGCGACGAGACCGAGACGGAGCTGCTCGCCTACCTCAAAGGGCGCTTCGGCCACGTGAGCTACGAAAGGGTCGTCTCCGGGCCGGGGCTCAAGAACATCTACGACTTCCTGCGCACCGTGGAGGGCCTGGACGAACCGGAGGAGCTCGCCCGCAGGCTCGCCGGCGAGGACCCGCCCTCCGTCATAGCCGACGAGGCCATAAGGGGCGTCCACCCCATCTGCGTAGAGGCGCTCCGCATCTTCGTCTCCGTCTACGGCGCCGAGGCCGGAAACCTGGCGCTCAAGTCACTGGCAACGGGCGGTCTCTACGTGGGCGGCGGCATAGCGCCGAGGATAATCGAGGCCCTGAGGAACGGCCCCTTCATCGAGGCCTTCACCGACAAGGGCCGCTTCCGCGACGTGCTCTCCAGGATACCGGTCCACGTCGTCATGAACCCGAAGACCGCGCTCCTCGGAGCGGCGCGCTACTGCTCGGCCGGCCTCGAAGCAGCGTTCCTGTAA